In the genome of Ferrovibrio terrae, the window GCCTGGAAACGATAGACCGAGCTGAGCACCTTGGTACCAGCCATGGTCGGGATCATCGGCGCATACGTCGAAAGATACGCGCCCATGTCGGCGATGTTGTGCACGCGCAACGCCAGGAAATGGTTATCCTTGTCCAGCGCCATCTCGGCATGGGTGAGGTTGGCGCGGCCATGCGTGTCGGTCAGGAAGGCCTCGGACCGCTCCGAGGTCCACTTGACCGGGCGGCCCAGCGCACGGGCGGCAAACAGCGTCAGCACCTGTTCGGGATAAATGAAGATCTTCATGCCGAAACCGCCGCCGACATCGTCGGTGTACACGGCGAATTTCTCTTCCGGCAGATTGAATATCTTGGCCAGTGTCTTCTTCAGCACCCAGACACCCTGGGTCGGCACATGCAGCGCGAAACGGCCGGTCTGCTTGTCGAAAGCCGCCAGCGAGACGCGCGCCTCCATAGAGGCCACGATAATCCGGTTGTTTTCCAGCGTCAGCTTCACGGTTTTGGCAGCGCCGGCGAACAGTCCGTCCACCTTGGCCTTGTCGCCCACTTCCCAGTCGAAGACGCGGTTGTTCGGTGCTTCGGGCCAGATCTGCGGTTGCCCGGTATCCATGGCGGTGGCGAGATTGGCGGCGGCTGGCAACGAATCGTAATCCACCTCGATCAGTTCGGCGGCATCGCGCGCCTGTGCTGCCGTCTCGGCGACCACAAAGGCAACCGGGTCGCCAACATGGCGCACCATGCCATCGGCCAGCGCCGGGCGCGGCGGATCGGCGCGCAGGGAGCCGTCGCGATTTTTCAGCGGGATCATGCAGGGCAGCACGCCGATATTGGCCGCCGTGAGGTCGGCCGCCGTGTACACCGCCAGCACGCCGGGCGCCTGCTTGGCCTCCGTGGTGTCGATCTTCAGGATTTTGGCATGGGCATGCGGCGAACGCAGGAACACGCCCTGCACCATATCGGGCAGGCTGATATCATCCGCATAACGTCCCTTTCCGGTGATGAAACGCTGGTCCTCGACACGGCGAACCGGCTGGCTCTGGCCGAACTTGGTCATGCGGGCAGTCCTTTCAGGGAAAACGCCGCCCGTCCTGCCGGGCTGCGCTTCTGGGGGCGGTTTTGCAGAATGATAGGCATTCCGCCCCTGCTTTCAACCCGCCGATTGCAGGGCTGCAATAGGTTCTGCGAGGTGCCTTATGGTCCGAAGCGGCGCAATGCGCTGTAGGTCCAGAACGGCATGGCGCCCAGCAGCACGCAGACCCCGGAAAACAGGAAGACCGCCGTATATCCGCCGGTGAGATCATGCAGGGTGGCGCCGGTGAAGGTGCCGAAGCTGATGCCCAGGCCGCTGCCCACCATCATGGTGCCGAAAATCATACCGAAGCGGGGCCCGTGGAAAATCCGTGCCGCCGTCGCACCCACCAGCGGGCCGCGGGCGCCGAACGACAGCCCGACCAGCAGCACGAAGGTCCACAGCACCAGCGGCGATGGCCACAGCTTGAGTGCCCAGAGCGCGGCGAGGCCGAGCAGGCTGAAGGCATAGGACAGTGCAGCCGAACTGTGCCGGCCGATACGCACATCCAGCCAGGAGAAGCCGAGGATGCCGATCGGGGTCAGCACACCGACCAGACCGTAGATCGAGGCGGCTTTGAGCGGCGCATAGCCCAGTTCGACCATATAGGCCACGGCCTGCACCATCACCGAGAACATGCCGGCGGAGGTGAAGAAGAAGACCGAGCTCAGCCCCCAGAAGGCCGGGTTGCGCATGGCGCTGCCGATGGTCCACTCAATGGCGGTGATCGTCTCGGCTATATCACTTGGCACATTACCGTCGGTCGGCTTCGGCCTGGACGGCAAGATGCGGCCCACCTGTGCCGTTGGCCAGGAAACCAGCAGCAATGCCGGCATCGTCAACAGAGCAATCCCGGCAAGCAGGCGATAGGCGTTACGCCATCCCCAAGTTTCGATCACGAACTGCGCCAGCGGCACCATCAGCAGCGATCCAACGCCCATGGCGGCATAGATCACGCTCATCGCACGCGACAGGTTGCCGCCTTCGAACCAGCGCGTCAGCAGCGCCGAATGCGGGGCATTGCCAAGGAAGGCGGCCGCCCCGCCGACGCCGATGCCAATGAAGATGTAAAAATGCCAGACCGCTTCGCCGAACGAGGCCAGCAGCAGGCCGGTGATCAGCAGCAGCAGGCCGGCGACATAGATACTGAGCGGCCCGAAGCGATCGAAACAATAGCCCGCCAGTGGCGCACAAAGGCCGGCCAGCATCATCTGCAGCGAATAGATCGCGGCGACATCGGCGCGGTTGGCCTGAAATTCCGCCGTCAACGCCAACAGGAACGTGGTGAAGCTCTCGCCGATGCCGCGTGACAGCACGTTCAGCAGAAAGCAGATACCGACAAGGACGACCGCCAAGCGGGCGGTACTGTGTCTGGATGATCCGTCTTCCGACATACGTCAGACGTCCCGTCCGGCTTCGGCCTGGCGCAGCATCTGCCTGGCGATCACCAGCTGCTGGATCTGGCTGGTGCCTTCATAAAGCCGGAACAGCCGCACATCACGATAGAAGCGTTCGACGGCGAATTCCTGGATGTAACCTGAACCGCCATGGATCTGCACCGCGCGATCGGCGACACGGCCAACCATCTCGGAGGCGAAATACTTGCAGGCACTGGCCTCCAGCGAAACATTCTCGCCGGCGGCATAACGCTTCGCCGCATCGCGCAACATGCAGCGCGCGGCATAGGCCTCGGTCCTGCTGTCGGCCAGCATGGCCTGCACCAGCTGGAATTCGGCAATCGCCTGACCGAACTGTTTGCGGTCGCGCGCGTAGCTCACCGATTCATGGATCAGGCGTTCAGCAGCACCTACACACATGGCCGAGATATGCAGCCGGCCGCGATCCAGCACCTTCATCGCGGTCTTGAAACCCTGCCCTTCCTTGCCACCGATGATATTGGCAGCCGGGACTTTCACGTTGTCGAAGATCACATCTGCGGTGTGCGAACCGCGCTGACCCATTTTCCTGTCCGGCTTGCCGACGGTAATACCGGGTGTTTTGGCTTCAACGATGAACGCCGTGACACCACCGGCGCCCTTGTTGTTCGGGTCGGTGCGCGCCATCAGTGTGAAGACACCGGCCTGTGGCGCATTGGTGATGAAGCGCTTGGTGCCGTTGACGACGTAATGATCGCCCTGCCGCTCGGCCCGTGTCTTCACGCTGGCGGCATCCGAGCCGGCCTCGGGTTCGGTGAGCGCGAAGGATGACGTGACTTCGCCGCTGGCAAGTCTGGGCAGCCAGGCCTGCTTCTGCTCGGTCGTGCCGTCGATCAGGATCCCCTGGCTGCCGATGCCGACATTGGTGCCGAACAGGCTGCGGAAGGCCGGCGAGGTCCAGCCAAGTTCGAAGACCAGCTCGACCTCTTCATCCATCGCGAGGCCGAGGCCGCCGTATTCTTCCGGGATGGAAATGCCGTAGAGGCCCATATCGGCAAAGCTGCGGCGAATCTCATCAGGGATGCGATCGTCGTCGGCAACCTGTTTTTCGAGAGGGACCAGCTTTTCGCGCACGAAACGGCGCAGCTCGCGCCGGGTCTGCTCCAGCGTATCCTTGTCCATCGGGGCACTCACTCTTCCAAAAGGTCTGCGGCAAGCTTGGCACAATCACCGGAGGGCGCAAGCCGCACCAAGCAGAACCAGTTCAAATACGCAGCGTCAGCCGCGCCGGAAAACTACCGCCGCCAGCCAGCCGGCAAACACCGCCAGCAGCACCGCGACCAGGCCATAGACCGCAGGCTCTGCGCGCGAGAAGTCGTAGACCTCCTGCTCGATACCCTGCTTGTCGATGAACAGCGGTGTCGATTGCGCGGCGACGATGCGATTGTCGCGGATCAGATAGACTTCGGTCTGGTAGGTGCCGACCGGGACGGTGGACGGGAAGCTGATCGCCGTGCGGAACAGCTTGGGGCCGAGGAAGTCGATGGCGCCGATATTCTCGCGATAGAGTCCGTCGCGTATTTTCAGCCGCACCACGGCCTGATGGTAATGCGCAATGTCTTCGGGGCGGCGCGGACCGAGATAGCGGAAGCGCAGGTTTTCCGTACCGATCTGCAGCCGCTGCAACAGGTTGGCCGGCGCAATCTCCTTCAGCGGCTTGCTGCTGGCGACCGCATAATAGGCCGGCACGTTGTCGTAGCTTTCCGAACGCCGCGTCAGCCAGAAACCGAGCGTCGGCCGTTTGCGTCGCACCACTGATGTCGATGTCGGCCCACGCACGACGACCACGACTTCGCCTGGTTCGTCGATGGCGCCGAACAGCAGCAGGTCCGTGCCGGTGAAACTGGAAGTGATCGCGATCAGATGCGATGACAGATCGGTGATCAGCGGAGCATCCGCCGGCGCCGGCCCGCGCGGCGCATTCGGCGTGGCCTGCGCGAAGGCGTCAGCGCCGCCCAGCAGAAGCAGGAGGATGAGTGCAACAGGCTTTGGTCCAGCCCTTCTCATTTTGGCCCGGCCTCAAGGAAGAACTGGTCGTCGGGCGGCAGGATCAGTTCAATGGCCAGCGCGATCGCCACCGCCAGCACCAGTGCCGCCAGCAGGCCGCGAATCTGTTCGCCGCGCAGTCGTGCGCCGTGACGCACGCCGTATTGCGCGCCGATCACCGAGCCGACCAGCAGCATCAGCGCCAGTGTCACATCCACTGTCTGCGTGGTGATGGCATGCAGCATCGTCACATTCGCCGTGACGAAGATGATCTGGAACAGCGAGGTGCCAACCACGATGGCGGTGGGCATGCCAAGCAGGTAAATCATCGCCGGCACCAGCAGGAAGCCGGCGCCCACGCCCATGATGGCGGCAAGGATACCGACCAGGAAGCCGAGGCCGACCGGCATCAGCAGGCTGATGTAAAGTTGCGACTTGCGGAAGCGCATCTTGAACGGCAACGCGCGGATGAAGGCATGGTCGTTCAGCCGCTTGCGCCGCACGACAGGGTTCGCGCCGGGCTTGGCGCGCAGCGCGCGGATGCTTTCGGTCAGCATCATGCCGCCGATGGTGCCGAGGATGATCACGTAAGACAGCGCAATCACCGCATCGAGCTGGCCGATACGCTTCAGTACGGTGAAGAGGTAGGCGCCGAAGCTCGATCCGACCAGGCCGCCGATCAGCAGCATGGCGCCCATCTTGAAATCGACGTTGTCCTTGCGCCAATGCGCATAGACGGCCGAGACGCTGGCCGCCACCACCTGGTTGGCCGAGGTCGCCACCGCAACTGCGGGCGGCACGCCGATGAAGATGAGCAACGGGGTGAGCAGGAAACCGCCGCCGACGCCGAACAGGCCGGAAAGATAACCGACCGCTCCACCAAGGCCGAGCAGCAACCAGATGCTGACCGACAACTCGGCGATGGGCAGGTAAATTTGCATAATTGTGGCCGGACCCTGACGACTACGCGGCTTGGTGCCTTATCTTCTGATAAAGACCAATTTTCTTATAAAGCCTTCGCGCCAGACTGCCATGGCAATCCTTGCGATTGTGTGATTTTCCCGCGCAAACCTCGCAGAGGGCGAGGCCGACTCGGCCCCGCAACGGACTCAGCCGCTCAGCCTGCATTGGCCTGGCTGTTATGGCCCATT includes:
- a CDS encoding acyl-CoA dehydrogenase family protein; translation: MDKDTLEQTRRELRRFVREKLVPLEKQVADDDRIPDEIRRSFADMGLYGISIPEEYGGLGLAMDEEVELVFELGWTSPAFRSLFGTNVGIGSQGILIDGTTEQKQAWLPRLASGEVTSSFALTEPEAGSDAASVKTRAERQGDHYVVNGTKRFITNAPQAGVFTLMARTDPNNKGAGGVTAFIVEAKTPGITVGKPDRKMGQRGSHTADVIFDNVKVPAANIIGGKEGQGFKTAMKVLDRGRLHISAMCVGAAERLIHESVSYARDRKQFGQAIAEFQLVQAMLADSRTEAYAARCMLRDAAKRYAAGENVSLEASACKYFASEMVGRVADRAVQIHGGSGYIQEFAVERFYRDVRLFRLYEGTSQIQQLVIARQMLRQAEAGRDV
- a CDS encoding MFS transporter, which codes for MAVVLVGICFLLNVLSRGIGESFTTFLLALTAEFQANRADVAAIYSLQMMLAGLCAPLAGYCFDRFGPLSIYVAGLLLLITGLLLASFGEAVWHFYIFIGIGVGGAAAFLGNAPHSALLTRWFEGGNLSRAMSVIYAAMGVGSLLMVPLAQFVIETWGWRNAYRLLAGIALLTMPALLLVSWPTAQVGRILPSRPKPTDGNVPSDIAETITAIEWTIGSAMRNPAFWGLSSVFFFTSAGMFSVMVQAVAYMVELGYAPLKAASIYGLVGVLTPIGILGFSWLDVRIGRHSSAALSYAFSLLGLAALWALKLWPSPLVLWTFVLLVGLSFGARGPLVGATAARIFHGPRFGMIFGTMMVGSGLGISFGTFTGATLHDLTGGYTAVFLFSGVCVLLGAMPFWTYSALRRFGP
- a CDS encoding TIGR02186 family protein; translated protein: MRRAGPKPVALILLLLLGGADAFAQATPNAPRGPAPADAPLITDLSSHLIAITSSFTGTDLLLFGAIDEPGEVVVVVRGPTSTSVVRRKRPTLGFWLTRRSESYDNVPAYYAVASSKPLKEIAPANLLQRLQIGTENLRFRYLGPRRPEDIAHYHQAVVRLKIRDGLYRENIGAIDFLGPKLFRTAISFPSTVPVGTYQTEVYLIRDNRIVAAQSTPLFIDKQGIEQEVYDFSRAEPAVYGLVAVLLAVFAGWLAAVVFRRG
- a CDS encoding sulfite exporter TauE/SafE family protein is translated as MQIYLPIAELSVSIWLLLGLGGAVGYLSGLFGVGGGFLLTPLLIFIGVPPAVAVATSANQVVAASVSAVYAHWRKDNVDFKMGAMLLIGGLVGSSFGAYLFTVLKRIGQLDAVIALSYVIILGTIGGMMLTESIRALRAKPGANPVVRRKRLNDHAFIRALPFKMRFRKSQLYISLLMPVGLGFLVGILAAIMGVGAGFLLVPAMIYLLGMPTAIVVGTSLFQIIFVTANVTMLHAITTQTVDVTLALMLLVGSVIGAQYGVRHGARLRGEQIRGLLAALVLAVAIALAIELILPPDDQFFLEAGPK